A section of the Pseudomonas prosekii genome encodes:
- a CDS encoding GNAT family N-acetyltransferase, translating into MSQLIRPATLEDIAQIEAIVEAAYSPYIERIGRKPAPMLDDYASQVLARRVHVLADEKHLSGFVVLIDTENYLLLDNVAVSPALKGQGLGRQLLDFAERHALEAGYSSIRLYTNEAMSENLALYARRGFVETHRVEENGLRRVHMSKSL; encoded by the coding sequence ATGTCGCAGCTAATTCGTCCCGCTACGCTTGAGGACATCGCGCAGATCGAGGCCATCGTCGAGGCGGCTTACTCGCCTTACATCGAACGTATCGGCCGCAAACCCGCGCCGATGCTCGATGACTACGCCAGCCAGGTGCTGGCCAGGCGCGTGCATGTGCTTGCCGATGAGAAGCACCTCAGCGGTTTTGTGGTGTTGATCGACACGGAAAACTATTTGCTGCTGGACAATGTTGCCGTGAGCCCGGCGCTCAAGGGCCAAGGCCTCGGCCGGCAGTTGCTGGACTTCGCCGAACGTCATGCGCTGGAGGCGGGATATTCGTCGATCCGCCTGTACACCAACGAAGCGATGAGCGAAAACCTCGCGCTGTACGCCCGCCGCGGTTTCGTGGAAACCCATCGCGTCG
- the queD gene encoding 6-carboxytetrahydropterin synthase QueD: MEIFKEFTFESAHRLPHVPDGHKCGRLHGHSFKVAIHLSGDLDPHTGWIRDFSEIKAIFKPLYERLDHNYLNDIPGLENPTSEVLAKWIWNELKPLLPELSAIRIHETCTSGCIYHGE, from the coding sequence TTGGAAATTTTCAAAGAGTTTACCTTCGAGTCCGCCCACCGCTTGCCCCACGTGCCGGACGGCCACAAGTGCGGCCGCTTGCACGGTCACTCGTTCAAAGTCGCGATTCACCTGAGCGGCGACCTCGATCCGCACACTGGCTGGATCCGTGACTTCTCGGAAATCAAGGCGATCTTCAAGCCGCTGTACGAGCGCCTGGACCACAATTACCTGAACGATATTCCTGGCCTGGAAAACCCGACCAGCGAAGTGTTGGCCAAGTGGATCTGGAATGAATTGAAGCCGTTGCTGCCGGAACTCAGCGCCATCCGCATTCATGAAACCTGCACCAGCGGCTGCATTTATCACGGCGAGTGA